Proteins encoded together in one Thermococcus barophilus MP window:
- a CDS encoding ATP-NAD kinase family protein, which translates to MRIGLIINPIAGMGGKVALKGTDGVVEEAIRRGAKPTALDLAKLFLSELSHYDESKNIEFFTGPKELGEYALREFNFSFQVLKHREISYREIFGVRIPDTTSEDTKTLAKLMADKVDILVFAGGDGTARDVYSAVNRKVPILGIPTGVKMFSGVFASSPEDAAKLLIEFLKGSAQIVEREILDLDEDSYRKDEVRVRHYGMALTPYLETLVQGSKEPTAVDESEELEALAEAIVEELEDGVYFLGAGSTVKKIKDKLGIDGTLLGVDIVEIKDGKAKLLVKDAQEKDLLRFINRNPKIIVTIVGGVNFLFGRGNQQFSPDVLRHIPKENIIVVAAPSKVEKPIRAYTGDREVDKKLRGYIRVKIGPWRDRIVKVI; encoded by the coding sequence ATGAGGATAGGCCTAATAATCAACCCAATAGCTGGAATGGGAGGAAAAGTTGCCCTAAAAGGCACTGATGGAGTTGTCGAAGAAGCGATAAGGAGGGGGGCTAAGCCAACGGCATTAGATTTGGCTAAGCTATTTTTAAGTGAGCTTTCACATTATGATGAATCTAAGAACATAGAATTCTTCACAGGCCCTAAAGAGCTTGGTGAATACGCCCTTAGAGAATTTAATTTTTCTTTTCAAGTCCTTAAGCACAGAGAAATTAGTTATAGAGAGATTTTTGGAGTTAGGATTCCTGATACCACGAGTGAAGACACAAAAACCTTAGCAAAGTTGATGGCAGATAAGGTTGATATTTTGGTTTTTGCAGGGGGAGATGGAACTGCGAGGGATGTATATTCGGCAGTTAATAGGAAAGTTCCAATCCTTGGAATTCCAACAGGAGTAAAAATGTTCTCCGGAGTTTTTGCTTCATCTCCTGAGGATGCTGCTAAACTGTTAATTGAATTCCTTAAGGGAAGTGCTCAAATTGTTGAGCGCGAAATTTTAGATTTGGATGAAGATTCGTATAGAAAAGATGAGGTAAGAGTAAGGCATTATGGTATGGCATTAACTCCTTATCTTGAAACCTTGGTTCAGGGTTCGAAAGAACCGACAGCTGTTGATGAAAGTGAAGAGCTTGAAGCTTTGGCTGAGGCTATTGTTGAAGAGCTGGAAGATGGGGTTTATTTTCTGGGGGCAGGTTCGACAGTAAAAAAGATAAAAGACAAGCTTGGCATTGATGGGACTCTTTTGGGAGTTGACATTGTTGAAATTAAAGATGGCAAAGCTAAGCTTTTAGTCAAAGATGCTCAAGAAAAGGATTTGCTGAGGTTCATTAATAGAAATCCAAAAATAATTGTCACCATTGTTGGAGGAGTCAATTTCCTCTTTGGAAGAGGCAATCAGCAGTTCTCTCCGGATGTTCTCAGACATATCCCAAAAGAGAACATCATTGTTGTTGCAGCTCCATCAAAAGTAGAAAAGCCAATAAGGGCATATACAGGTGACAGGGAAGTTGATAAAAAACTTAGAGGGTATATCAGGGTGAAGATAGGCCCGTGGAGAGATAGAATTGTGAAGGTCATTTAG